From the Vanacampus margaritifer isolate UIUO_Vmar chromosome 14, RoL_Vmar_1.0, whole genome shotgun sequence genome, the window ATGCCACCACAGCACCATATCCCAGCAAGGGCCCATTATACAAACAGCCCAAAAAATTTGAGAATCATTCAGGCACACACAGATGACTGGTTTAGTTCATATGCTTCTGGATATTCCTCTAATCCGGTAACTTATGTGTCCAAAGTCACTCCAACCAGAGTACAAGATCCTCTATTAATGCCTTGGTATTCTAACCCTTCTGCAGAACCACAAAGAATTGGCACAGATTCTAAGTCATACTCAAGATCATTGGATGATATTCTTAACTCGCATACAGAGAGGGAACAACCCCCTTCTGTTCAACGGCATCAGAGCTATAATGATCTGGATCCAAGGAAACCTGCAGTAGCCTCAGATGACAAACCGCAACCAGTGGTAGTCAATCTTTCCACTTCACCAAGACGTTATGCAGCTTTGTCTATGTCTGATAACTCCTTGATTGACCAAAGCCCTCCGCCCACATCAAAGAACACAACTAACAAACAGTGGTTAGTAACACCTGAGATTACAATCACTGATAATGACTTTCGGACTGGGAATCTTAGGAAGGCTGAAGTAAAGTCTGCCAGTTGGGATATTCTGGACTCTAGAGGCACTGAAGGGCAGCATGACATTAAAGCCTCAACCAAAGAAAAGCCACATGACAACTCTCTTCAGCAGAGTCTTGAACAACTTGATGAGCTGCTGGCTGATCTTGTGACTGACTACAAACCACCCAGTCGAAGGGCCAGTGAGGACATACTAGATCAGCTGAAGAAACTAATTGATGAGGAAGAGGCAGTATCACTGTCAAGAAAGAGCTCGGAGACTGTTGCAGAAGAACCACCACCTCTTGACAAGCAACCAACCTCAATGAGATTGAATCCTGATTCATTTCAAGATATGGATGGTGCAAGTGATGCAATGATGGGTGCGGATGAGTGCTCGCCAGATCAGAGCCCAGATGAGGATGATACAATGATGTGTTCGAACAACAAATGCCGGAGAACCGAAACTCTGTTCAATGCTTGCCTTTACTTTAAATCCTGCCACAGCTGCTACACCTATTACTGTTCTCGCAACTGTCGAAGAGAAGACTGGGACATTCATAAAGAGAGTTGTGTTTATGGTAGAATTGGCAGCTCATGTCGACATATCATCAAACATTGTCGTGAGACTATTGAAGTCCACAAAGCCTTCTCCCGTCTTGCCAAAATTGGTTATCTGTCTCGAGGTAGAGGTGTACTCTTCCTTGGTTTCCCAAACACTGTGTCTTCCAATAACTTTTTACAGGCAGGCCTGGATAGTCTACCCATGTCACCTACATACTTGTCTTTAAGAGAGCTTGAAAGCTTCAAAGACAACCTTGGAGAGTACTGTAAAGAATTGCAAGAGTCTGGAAAAGAATATGACCCAAATGAATGTTTTATCTTGAATGTATCCATTGCTGTTGGTGAGCAGCAGCCTGATGGACCTTCACCGAGGAACCAAGCTCCAGCAGTCAGAAAATATGCAAAGGTTGCTCTGGCTTCTTTTAGCCCTGACAGAAAGATCCACATGAAACAGGGTGAGAtggaaaccctaatcctaactcCACCGCCAGGAACAACAGATATTGACAAAGCCGGAGAAGAAGGCAGGAAGGCCAGAGAAATCTGCTTTATCAATATACAACGAGAGTTAAGGATTCGAGGAGTATTTTTGCGCCATGAATACCCACAAGTGTATCAGCAGCTCTGTGAGTTTGTAGAAAATAACCTAAGATTCACCCCCACCACTATTTATCCAACTGATAAGAGGACAGGTAAACAGTTTATGTGCA encodes:
- the ajm1 gene encoding apical junction component 1 homolog, which gives rise to MTLTGPPDLLVSSVHRDIKVTPISSLSKSLQLYKECNSLNCSTLEDIKSKDNTQHCRIFEYNSLENPRHHKYSMHSPHKKKIERHGANPDIVWNALGHHQRYRFSAPDIFNYRLTSQPIDASINSEPAVAEQKRRARSKSAPRVQTSLTPISFESSSPERKGRESRWTVGESHWRADMSPRKESSYATNRAHLHGLQPQISCNKRYSPHYSSTTYEEALLDKPATSPHVRCRVDIKPNDSGLHHTGKKQHTPQMDNPWQKHHNWGSRSLTVPRHFSYSRAPTPTDSLGTESQQASQNSYSLPNKYKHQMEVPFEGMFSSGYEMESRTHSSPNMPIQMFCEDDPGRYVATAPPQPSSYFHDQRNTGQTSKVQYVHDQRGTMVHAMGTRAYYNEMEQYPYTLQAGYPKSFTASEPGPYIMQPQPTRIFYGDDPRSYQIQTAPPRFYYSRDMHTMPPQHHIPARAHYTNSPKNLRIIQAHTDDWFSSYASGYSSNPVTYVSKVTPTRVQDPLLMPWYSNPSAEPQRIGTDSKSYSRSLDDILNSHTEREQPPSVQRHQSYNDLDPRKPAVASDDKPQPVVVNLSTSPRRYAALSMSDNSLIDQSPPPTSKNTTNKQWLVTPEITITDNDFRTGNLRKAEVKSASWDILDSRGTEGQHDIKASTKEKPHDNSLQQSLEQLDELLADLVTDYKPPSRRASEDILDQLKKLIDEEEAVSLSRKSSETVAEEPPPLDKQPTSMRLNPDSFQDMDGASDAMMGADECSPDQSPDEDDTMMCSNNKCRRTETLFNACLYFKSCHSCYTYYCSRNCRREDWDIHKESCVYGRIGSSCRHIIKHCRETIEVHKAFSRLAKIGYLSRGRGVLFLGFPNTVSSNNFLQAGLDSLPMSPTYLSLRELESFKDNLGEYCKELQESGKEYDPNECFILNVSIAVGEQQPDGPSPRNQAPAVRKYAKVALASFSPDRKIHMKQGEMETLILTPPPGTTDIDKAGEEGRKAREICFINIQRELRIRGVFLRHEYPQVYQQLCEFVENNLRFTPTTIYPTDKRTGKQFMCMIMAASEPRTLDWVGTPHLLDDII